Proteins co-encoded in one Rhopalosiphum maidis isolate BTI-1 chromosome 2, ASM367621v3, whole genome shotgun sequence genomic window:
- the LOC113552354 gene encoding uncharacterized protein LOC113552354, producing MVDAVYRGNIDELLSVINHLKKYIIAFIIVLLVLLSVFHFSKFSVHVVPLIIVTLVLLPAVYYTTVLVLKFSTNVIASNQAGEVSTMNSNNNQQVLKTPDLPYPNSPTPPPTYEEATRNDHYYQPQSWLPSTSSGYTSSGQSTVPAVFSVEYQYNDTIPNVNSGRPATTKPTTIPNQIQDNYTSSHKTTIQNIPSVTITLDSDQHQTEM from the exons ATGGTTGACGCAGTTTATCGCGGTAACATCGACGAATTGCTGTCTGTGATTAACCACCTGAAGAAATACATAATCGCATTCATAATCGTTCTGCTAGTTCTGTTATCGGTGTTTCATTTCTCCAAGTTTTCAGTACACGTCGTGCCGCTGATCATCGTCACGTTAGTGCTGTTGCCGGCCGTCTACTACACGACCGTTCTCGTTCTGAAGTTTAGCACCAACGTAATTGCTTCGAATCAAGCC ggaGAAGTCTCGACAATGAACTCCAACAACAACCAACAAGTTTTAAAAACTCCCGATCTCCCGTATCCAAACAGCCCGACCCCACCACCAACGTACGAGGAAGCAACGCGGAATGATCATTACTATCAACCACAATCGTGGTTGCCTTCAACGAGTAGTGGGTATACCAGTAGTGGCCAGTCGACAGTACCCGCTGTTTTCAGTGTCGAATATCAGTACAACGATACCATACCAAATGTCAATAGTGGAAGACCGGCTACGACTAAGCCCACAACCATACCTAATCAGATCCAAGACAATTATACGTCGTCGCATAAGACAACGATCCAAAACATTCCCAGCGTGACCATAACTTTGGACAGCGATCAACATCAAActgaaatgtaa